The nucleotide window GCCGGGCCGGTGCATGCGGCTGCGCTCGCGCGTGCGCTCGGCGTCCCCACCGTGGTCTTCCCACCTGCCTCCGGCGTCGCATCCGCACTCGGCCTCCTCGCAGCCGAGCCACGCGCTAGCTACGCGCGCAGCGGCCTGACGCGCCTCGGCGACGGCTTCACAGGCGAGGCGCAACGGCGCTTCAAAGCGCTCGCTGCGGAGGCGACACAAGACTTTGCGCGTGAGATCGGCGAAGGGCGGACGCTTCGGCTCCGTCGCAGCGTCAGTCTCCGCTATGTCGGCCAGGGCTACGACATCACGATCGATGTGGACGGCGACGGCGGCGACCTGGTCGACGCCGACGCGGTTCTCGAGGCGTTCCATCTCGCCTACGAAAAGCTCTACGATCGGAGCGAGCGCGGGGAGCCGGTGGAGGCAACGACGTGGCGACTTAACGCGACGGTCGAGACCCCGGTGCTCGAATTGGCCGGCCGCGGCGACCTGTCGAGTGGCGACGAAGGTCACAGCACACGAAACATCTGGGACCCTGCCCTCGGTGACGGTGTACGCGCGGCCACGTGGCGGTACGACGCGTTGCCTGCGGGAGCCACGATCGACGGCCCGGCCGTGATCGAGCAGAGCGAGTCGACGGCGGTGATCTTCACGGGAGATCGGGCCGTCGTCGACGAGGCGGGGAACATAGTGGTGTCGATCGCCGGATCGGAACAGGGTGTGCAGGCATGAGCACGACCGGGACGCGCGTCGATCCAATCACACTGACCGTTGTCTGGGATGGGCTGCGCGGGCTCTGTGCGGACATCGGCCTGGCGCTCCAACGGACGGCCTATTCGGAGATCGTGCGGGAGGCGGGCGACTGCTCGGCGGCCGTCTTCGACAGGACCGGGCGGATGATCGCCCAGGGGGTTTATTCGCCCGGCCACCTCGGGCCGATGGCGACGATCGTGCAGAGCATGCTGGAGGTTATCCCGGTGGATTCCCTCGAGCGAGGCGACGCGATGATCACGAACGACATCTACATCGGTGCCGGCCAGCTACCGGACGCGTTCACGGTATCGCCCGTCTTCTCCGGTGACGAGCTCGTCGGTTTCGTCGGAACCTCCGTCCACCTCATGGACGTCGGCGGCGCCTCCCCGGGGTCGCAGGCCGTGGTGGGCATCTACGACAACTACCAAGAGGGCTTGCGCATACCGCCGCTCCGGCACTTCCGCCGTGGCGAGCCCATGCAGGAGGTCATCGAGCTCATCGCGTACAACGTCCGCTTCCCGGACAAGGTCATGGGCGACCTCCGCGCGATGCTGAATGCGAACAACTTCGGCGCCCGCCGGGTAATCGAGCTGTTCGAGAAGTACGGCACAGAGACAATGGAGACGGTGTACGAGCAGATTCTCGACGCGTCCGAGGCACGCACTCGGGAAGCGATCGCCGCTGTGCCGGACGGCGTCTACTCGTACGAGCTCGACCTCGACGATTACGGTCCAGGTACACCACCGATCCACCTCGCGGTGGATATCACAATCGACGGCTCCGACGTGACTATCGATTGGTCGCGCAGCGACGACCAGGTGCCGGCGGGAATGAACAGCGCGCGCACCTACTCGTTCGCGTACTCATTCTTCACGCTCAAGTGCCTGCTCTCCCCCGAGGTTCCCCAGAACGAGGGCTGCACGCGCCCCTTCAACTTCGTCGCGCGTGAGGGCTCGTTCATGAACCCCCGCCCGCCGGCTCCCGGCGGAGGCCGCGCCATCACCATCCACCGCCACTTCGAGACGGTGCTCGGCGCGATGTCGAAGGTACTGCCGGAGCGAACGCAGGGCGCGTCCTCGCAGTGGTGCAACACGGTCGTCGGCGGCGACGGCCCTAACGGGAAGCCGTACCTCCTCTGGGACATTCTGCTCGGCGGGTTCGCCGGCAGGTCGAACAAGGACGGTGCCGAGGCGCTCTGCTCGGTTCTGAATTCACGGAACATCCCCGTTGAGGCGACGGAGCTCGGCGCGCCGGTCCGGATCGAGCGGCTGGAGTTCGTCCCCGACACCGGCGGCGCCGGCACGCACCGGGGTGCCTGTGCGATCCGCAAGGACGTGAAGCTGCTCGGATCGAACAACCGCGCCACGCCGATCACCGACCGCCATTTCTTCCCGCCGCACGGCGTGCTCGGCGGCAAGGAGGGGACCTGCGGAGCCATCATCCGTGATCCGGGCGGTGCGAACGAGCCGCTGCACTCGAAGGGCGTCCACCTTGTCGGCCAAGGGGAGGTCATCCGCTTCCAGGTCAGCGGCGCGGGCGGGTACGGTCCGCCTCACGAGCGGGATCCCGAGTCAGTTCGCCACGACGTGATGGAGGGCTACGTCACACGGGAGCGGGCGCTCAAAGACTATGGCGTCGCGCTCACGGACTCGCTGGAGGTGGACGGAGCCGCCACAGCCGAGGCGCGCGAGCGACGGAAGGCCGCGGCGTGCTGACCGCACAGCGGCTCTACAACCGGGCGCTCCGCGCGACGCCCGGTCGTATCGCTGTGATTG belongs to Actinomycetota bacterium and includes:
- a CDS encoding hydantoinase B/oxoprolinase family protein, whose product is MSTTGTRVDPITLTVVWDGLRGLCADIGLALQRTAYSEIVREAGDCSAAVFDRTGRMIAQGVYSPGHLGPMATIVQSMLEVIPVDSLERGDAMITNDIYIGAGQLPDAFTVSPVFSGDELVGFVGTSVHLMDVGGASPGSQAVVGIYDNYQEGLRIPPLRHFRRGEPMQEVIELIAYNVRFPDKVMGDLRAMLNANNFGARRVIELFEKYGTETMETVYEQILDASEARTREAIAAVPDGVYSYELDLDDYGPGTPPIHLAVDITIDGSDVTIDWSRSDDQVPAGMNSARTYSFAYSFFTLKCLLSPEVPQNEGCTRPFNFVAREGSFMNPRPPAPGGGRAITIHRHFETVLGAMSKVLPERTQGASSQWCNTVVGGDGPNGKPYLLWDILLGGFAGRSNKDGAEALCSVLNSRNIPVEATELGAPVRIERLEFVPDTGGAGTHRGACAIRKDVKLLGSNNRATPITDRHFFPPHGVLGGKEGTCGAIIRDPGGANEPLHSKGVHLVGQGEVIRFQVSGAGGYGPPHERDPESVRHDVMEGYVTRERALKDYGVALTDSLEVDGAATAEARERRKAAAC